One region of Erythrobacter insulae genomic DNA includes:
- a CDS encoding PilZ domain-containing protein, protein MSAGANLSVTDLRRAARHPVDFPVIVEHFRHGDINLHVSNLSAHGFMVDDAKQLNRGDRVIIRLPVVGRIEAYTIWTRDNRAGFQFERIIRLDDFVEIIDTIQPNPRLRRNR, encoded by the coding sequence GTGTCAGCCGGAGCAAATTTAAGCGTTACTGATCTGCGCCGGGCGGCGCGTCATCCGGTTGATTTCCCGGTAATCGTTGAGCATTTTCGGCACGGCGATATCAATCTTCATGTCAGCAATCTTTCCGCACACGGATTTATGGTTGACGATGCAAAGCAATTGAACCGCGGCGACCGCGTGATTATTCGACTGCCGGTTGTCGGACGCATTGAGGCTTATACGATCTGGACCCGCGATAATCGCGCCGGCTTCCAATTTGAACGTATCATCCGGCTCGATGATTTTGTCGAAATCATCGATACAATCCAGCCCAATCCGCGCCTCCGCCGGAACCGTTAA